The following DNA comes from Bacteroidota bacterium.
AGCCCGTTGTTGATCAGGTGCAGCACCACGCCCGTCCAGAGGCTCCCCGTCGCCCAGACGGCGAAGGCAAGGTAGGCGCCCAGGAAGCTCAGCGGTAACGCCTGCGTGAGGCGCATGTGGTAGAGGCCGAACACGACGCCCACAATCAGGATCGTTGCCAGGATCGGGACGCGCCGTTCGAGTTGGCGCTGCATGTAGCCGCGGAAGAGGTACTCCTCGCACAGCGCGGGCGTGAGCGCCACGAGCACGAGCGCGAGGCCAATCGAGATGTCGAGGTTGCCGAGCAGCCCCTCGATCATCTCCATCTGGCTCTGGTCGAAGTCGCGGATGGTCTGCGGGAGCGGGAGCGCGTTGTTGAGCTCGGCGAGCCACGTGTTGAACGGCAGCAGCACGAAGAGACCTACGACGGCGAGCAGCAGACCGGGCGTGTCGGCGCGGCGGACGTAGGCGAACTGCGCCCGCTGCCGCGTGTGGAGCATCACGAACAGGAACACGAGCAGCCCGAAGCCGAGGTACTGCCCGATGGCGTTGCCGATGAGCAGCAGGTCGGCCCGCTCGGTGAGTTGCGTCATCACCTCGGCCACGTCTGGAGCCGCGCCGCTTTGCGCGTCGGACACCGCGCCGGGGATCACCATCGCCGCGACGGCCAGGGCACCAATGAGCTGGTAGATGAAAAACGCCACCACCGGCACGAGGATGGCGAGCAGCACCGGGTGAAAGTCCTGCCGCTCCAGCCAGCCCGTGAGCCGCACCGGCTTGGCCCACGCCCAAGGGTCACGCACCACCGCGGTCGGCTTGGTGAATCCGCGCGGGTCCGGCCGGTCGGCCAGCATGCCGCGCTTGCCGAGGAGGTCGGCCTCCGAACGCGCTCCGGGGAGTGGGGCGGGCGCGGAGCCAGAGAGCGGCGAAGAAGTCGGCGAATCGCTCATGGAGTCGGAGTCGGTGGACGGAGGAGCGGGCAAGTTCAGGCATCCAGGCAAGCGCCGTGCCTTACGTGGTCACGGGGTCGTTTGTCCCTCGTCCGTTGTCAATGCTTGGCGGTTGAATCGGATCTACTGGACCGCTGAACCGGATCTACTGGACTGCAGCGGCCTGTTTCTCAGACCAGTTCCACTTCGGTGCTGCCCAGTTCGAGGTGCTCGATCACGTCGAGCCAGTCGCCCTGGAAGACCTCGACGGGCACGCCGCCGAGAGCATCCGACAGGTCAGCGGGACTGTTCTTGCCCGGCACGTTGTCGAGGAACAGCCCCTCGAAGTTGACGCTGTCGGGCGGGAGCAGGACGAGGTCGCCAATCTCCCCCGCGTCGGCGAGCGGCTTCAGAGTTTTGTGGAACGACTTGTAGTTGAGCAGCCCGCTCACTGTCACCGAATCGCCGAAGAGGCGGTTGTGGCACTCCACGACCTGCACGTCGAGGTTGTCGACCTGGCGCAAGACGGGTGCGATGCGGTCGCGCATCAGATCGGCGGTGAGGGTGCCCGTCACGAGCGTCAGGCGGCGCGGCACCGGGAGGACGCCCGGGAGGTCCTCGGCCTGGAACGCCAACTCGTTGAGGAAGTCCCGGCTCATCCCGACGCCGTTCTCCATGAGCGGGTAGCCGTCGTAGCTGTCCTCCTGCGGGAAGTCGAGCCCGCCGAGGATGTAGACCTCGTCGGAGAGGTAGACGAACCCGCGTCCGATGGTGTCGCGGAAGAAGGCCTGCCAGCGCTCCGTGAGGCGGACGAGTTGCTGCGCCTCGGTTGGCGTCACGAGGCGGAGGTCGGTGAGTTCGCGGCGGTGGCGCGTCAGGCCGACCGGCACGATGGACACCGAGAAGAGCTGCTCGTGGAATTCGTAGAGGTCGAGAATCGTCTGGACGAGCGCGCCTGCGTCGTTGAAGCCGGGCACGAGCACGATCTGCGCGTGCATCTCGATGCCGTGCTCGTGGAAGTAGCGCAGCTTCTCCATGAGCCGGTCGCGCTGCGTGCGGTGGCCCATCATCCGGCTGCGGATGGCATCGTCGGTGCAGTGGACGGAGATGTAGAGCGGGCTTAGGCGCTGCTCGACGATGCGGGCGAGGTTGCGCTCGCGGAGGTTGGTGACGGTGATGTAGTTGCCGTAGAGGAACGACATCCGGAAGTCGCCGTCACGGAAGTAGAGCGTGTCCCGGAGGCCGACGGGGTTCTGGTCGACGAAGCAAAAGACGCAGTCGTCGCCGCAGGTCTTGATGCGGAACTCCTCGAAGGTCGCGCCGAAGGGCTCGTCGGGGTCTTTGGTGACGTGCTGCTGGTCGAGCGTGCCGTCGAGGCGCACCTTGAGCGTGAGCGCCTCCTCGCCACCCGTGCGGAAGCGGAAGTCGAGTTCGTCCTCGATGCTCTGGCCGTCCACGGCGAGCACCTGGTCGCCCGGCCCCCAGCCGAGTTCGTCAGCGAGGCTCCCGGGATCGACGGCGGCGACCTGGATCGGCATGGTAGGAAGTCAGAAGTTGGAAGGCAGAAGTTTGTCTCTTCTATCTCCAGAGGCACACGTCTATCCTCAGAGGCACACGCGGCGCGGAGACCTTTGGCAAACTTTTCCGAGCAGGCGACCAACGCGAGGCACCGAAGCAGGTTCACGAAGAGTGCTCCACAAGGGTGGGTTCACGGACAATCTGCACCGGCCGCGCCTTGTTTCGGCGCAGCAGCGTGCTATCTTGCGTGTCCTTGCGCCCGTAGCTCAGCTGGATAGAGCGTTGGATTCCGGTTCCAAAGGTCGGAGGTTCGAATCCTCTCGGGCGTACACAAATGCGACACCCAAGCTCAGATTACACAGAGACTTGGATGTCGCGTTTTATTTACCGGGTACGCGCTTAGGTACAGGTTTTTCGTTCTACCCTTCCTTTGGGAGCTTCACAGCGATGTGCGAGGCGATCGCTTCGAGCTTAGCGGTGCCGTTGGCTTCTTCCAGCTTCTTTGTTGCCTTGTAGTTGGTGTCAAGTGCGTCCACGCGGGTAGAGTAAGGCCGGTAGCTTCGAGTCCACGCTTCGAGCATGCGACAGGGGTACTTGGCGCAGTCATGGTAGAGTGAAGCTGTCGGTTGCGCGGCCTCTATGTGGTCAGACGCTGTACAGCGTAGGCATGTCCTACACACGTAGAGGTAGGCTTGAGCACTAAATCCAGAACAAGCAACGCGCCTTTTTGCTCGTCACAAACGCCTGCGGCAGTCAATATCACGGAATTACGTGAGGGCGAAGGTATTCAGCCAACTACGTAGTTGTGTTCGTTGTCTTTTCCTCG
Coding sequences within:
- a CDS encoding type II CAAX endopeptidase family protein codes for the protein MSDSPTSSPLSGSAPAPLPGARSEADLLGKRGMLADRPDPRGFTKPTAVVRDPWAWAKPVRLTGWLERQDFHPVLLAILVPVVAFFIYQLIGALAVAAMVIPGAVSDAQSGAAPDVAEVMTQLTERADLLLIGNAIGQYLGFGLLVFLFVMLHTRQRAQFAYVRRADTPGLLLAVVGLFVLLPFNTWLAELNNALPLPQTIRDFDQSQMEMIEGLLGNLDISIGLALVLVALTPALCEEYLFRGYMQRQLERRVPILATILIVGVVFGLYHMRLTQALPLSFLGAYLAFAVWATGSLWTGVVLHLINNGLAVLLMDYAKRNPDSQVAALEDATMPWYGALVSFGLFVAVVVAMQRRRRALVGDAGIVEESEMEVDADLARLEAPSGAA
- a CDS encoding DUF512 domain-containing protein; its protein translation is MPIQVAAVDPGSLADELGWGPGDQVLAVDGQSIEDELDFRFRTGGEEALTLKVRLDGTLDQQHVTKDPDEPFGATFEEFRIKTCGDDCVFCFVDQNPVGLRDTLYFRDGDFRMSFLYGNYITVTNLRERNLARIVEQRLSPLYISVHCTDDAIRSRMMGHRTQRDRLMEKLRYFHEHGIEMHAQIVLVPGFNDAGALVQTILDLYEFHEQLFSVSIVPVGLTRHRRELTDLRLVTPTEAQQLVRLTERWQAFFRDTIGRGFVYLSDEVYILGGLDFPQEDSYDGYPLMENGVGMSRDFLNELAFQAEDLPGVLPVPRRLTLVTGTLTADLMRDRIAPVLRQVDNLDVQVVECHNRLFGDSVTVSGLLNYKSFHKTLKPLADAGEIGDLVLLPPDSVNFEGLFLDNVPGKNSPADLSDALGGVPVEVFQGDWLDVIEHLELGSTEVELV